A single window of Flavobacterium aestivum DNA harbors:
- a CDS encoding DUF4303 domain-containing protein produces MNLNLSQFENLLENSTIKVIENIKENEDRKSIIGFSLFSDSDATSVSISYNTKDYLNTKSENDPNEDKEYFKWYPAEWKEEGVISNEIDALSRMMYEASKSRNISLTEYRQQIFESIINTLINIKEKGYFSDLNEKFALVFYATDYFVAEEEIEWVKKLNNKELSSEFENWRKKF; encoded by the coding sequence ATGAATTTAAATTTATCACAATTTGAAAATTTGTTAGAAAATTCTACAATAAAAGTTATAGAAAACATTAAAGAAAATGAAGATAGAAAAAGTATAATTGGTTTTAGTTTGTTTTCTGATAGCGATGCGACGAGTGTCTCAATATCTTATAATACAAAGGATTATTTAAATACAAAAAGTGAAAATGACCCGAACGAAGATAAAGAATATTTTAAATGGTATCCTGCTGAGTGGAAAGAAGAAGGCGTTATAAGCAATGAAATTGATGCATTAAGCAGAATGATGTATGAAGCTTCTAAATCGAGAAATATTTCGTTAACAGAATATAGACAGCAAATTTTTGAATCAATAATTAATACCTTAATTAATATTAAAGAAAAAGGTTATTTTTCAGATTTGAATGAAAAATTCGCATTAGTTTTTTATGCTACAGATTATTTCGTTGCAGAGGAAGAAATAGAATGGGTAAAAAAGTTGAATAATAAAGAATTATCTTCTGAATTTGAAAATTGGAGAAAAAAGTTTTAA
- a CDS encoding DUF2947 family protein codes for MTTFQELQNTPIGWRFTDENYNIIDSRDLKKIKLNKAEESQIKWKKFTGSEEMHLMNLSSAFWNNLVKIDEFELEWGEEESEKNNKLPKINNIKLNDEITFFWGANNSIEADWSIFLKYWDDFCYPSDDNNLIVCKKRNLCMSYIEDFFSIYSLSEISLQK; via the coding sequence ATGACAACATTTCAAGAATTACAAAATACTCCTATTGGTTGGAGATTTACAGATGAGAATTATAATATTATAGATTCTAGAGATTTAAAAAAAATAAAACTTAATAAAGCTGAAGAATCACAGATAAAATGGAAAAAATTTACAGGTTCTGAAGAGATGCACTTAATGAATTTATCTAGTGCTTTTTGGAATAATCTTGTCAAAATTGATGAATTTGAGTTAGAATGGGGAGAAGAAGAATCTGAGAAAAACAATAAATTACCTAAAATTAATAATATTAAATTAAATGATGAAATAACATTTTTTTGGGGAGCTAATAATTCGATTGAAGCAGATTGGTCAATTTTTTTAAAATATTGGGATGATTTTTGTTATCCAAGTGATGATAATAATTTGATTGTGTGTAAAAAAAGAAATCTATGCATGTCATATATTGAAGATTTTTTTTCTATCTATTCCTTATCTGAAATAAGTTTACAAAAGTAA
- a CDS encoding toxin-antitoxin system YwqK family antitoxin, whose translation MIKLKSILFIALLVSFNGIIAQKSNNLLPKEENQKIFFEGTKTVSQEGRLVNNKKEGLWIAYYPSGKKASESIYQNDELNGEYISLFENGNKCTEGTYDHNKENGIFKSYYENGILLSEKNYDYGILYGKAVEYYPNGKPFREEYHKEYTKVGHWKKWYETGELFFEVSYVNDMQQGEALTYYPNGKIKEQGTFDRDMKIGPWYFFDENGKVLAEQFYKGGMKTGLWKSFYKNGNLKEVANYIDDEKQGEYAFYFENGNLSSEGVFEKDLANENWIVYFENGKKKEKGTYYMGQKSGLWKFYNEKGSLVFKNKFETPTTITQY comes from the coding sequence ATGATAAAATTAAAAAGTATATTATTTATAGCCTTGTTGGTATCTTTCAATGGAATAATTGCCCAAAAAAGCAATAACCTTTTACCAAAAGAGGAAAACCAAAAGATCTTTTTTGAAGGAACAAAAACGGTAAGCCAAGAAGGCCGTTTGGTAAACAATAAGAAAGAAGGACTTTGGATAGCCTATTATCCAAGTGGCAAAAAAGCATCCGAAAGTATTTATCAGAATGATGAATTGAATGGAGAGTACATTTCTCTATTTGAAAACGGTAACAAATGCACAGAAGGAACTTATGACCATAATAAAGAAAATGGAATTTTTAAAAGCTATTACGAAAACGGAATACTTCTATCAGAAAAGAATTATGACTACGGTATATTATACGGTAAAGCAGTAGAATATTACCCTAACGGAAAACCATTTAGAGAAGAATACCATAAAGAATATACAAAAGTGGGACATTGGAAAAAATGGTATGAAACTGGAGAATTATTTTTTGAGGTTAGCTATGTAAATGATATGCAACAAGGAGAAGCTCTGACTTATTATCCTAACGGAAAAATAAAAGAGCAAGGCACTTTTGATCGTGATATGAAAATTGGTCCTTGGTATTTTTTTGATGAAAACGGAAAAGTACTGGCAGAACAATTCTATAAAGGCGGAATGAAAACAGGGCTTTGGAAATCCTTTTACAAAAACGGAAATTTAAAAGAAGTAGCTAATTATATCGATGATGAAAAGCAGGGTGAATATGCCTTTTATTTTGAAAATGGAAACCTGTCCTCTGAAGGAGTTTTTGAAAAAGATTTAGCCAATGAAAATTGGATAGTCTATTTTGAAAATGGAAAGAAAAAAGAAAAAGGTACCTATTATATGGGACAAAAATCCGGATTGTGGAAGTTTTACAATGAAAAAGGTAGTTTGGTTTTTAAAAATAAATTCGAGACACCTACAACAATTACGCAATACTAA